In the genome of Carnobacterium pleistocenium FTR1, one region contains:
- the recG gene encoding ATP-dependent DNA helicase RecG, with product MTKTIYDSVSTLPYVGEKRLEALHQLGIHTISDLLSHYPTRYEDIQEKDILEIGDQEKVTLKGNVVSEAVISRFGPKKNRLSFRLIIDHAVIAVTFFNQAYLKSKIVTGEEIAVFGKWDAKRKILTGIKILGIRSDSENSDFESVYSANKAIKQSTILKLITEAFKLYQDYIPEVVPPELRIKYRLISHRDAIDAMHFPASEEQKNQARREVIFEEFLLYQMRMQIVRKKQKAMGKGNSINYNVTDLRKFIETLPFELTKAQKRVVNEICSDLRQPIHMHRLLQGDVGSGKTIVAAIALYAATNVGVQSALMVPTEILAEQHMESLSELFDPLEVRIALLTGSTKTKERRIILEQLANGELDVLIGTHALIQEGVFFSHLGLVITDEQHRFGVNQRKLLRDKGKDADVLFMTATPIPRTLAITAYGEMDVSIIDEMPAGRIPVKTTWIKPQNFEKILEFIEFQIRKGSQAYVICPLIEESESIDVKNATDIYEKLTAYYGSRFQVGLLHGKMKSRDKESIMENFKEKKIQVLVSTTVIEVGVNVPNATTMIIYDADRFGLSQLHQLRGRVGRGDKESYCVLVANPKTENGMERMKIMTETTDGFLLSEKDLELRGPGDLFGNKQSGLPNFKIGDIVNDFGALEAARQEASDLINQKDFLSNELYQPLREAIGFDALEGLDFN from the coding sequence ATGACTAAAACAATTTATGATTCTGTGTCTACCCTCCCTTATGTTGGAGAAAAGCGCTTAGAGGCTTTGCATCAATTAGGTATCCATACTATTTCTGATTTACTGTCTCATTATCCGACTCGTTATGAAGATATCCAGGAAAAGGACATATTAGAGATAGGAGATCAAGAAAAAGTAACGTTGAAAGGAAACGTGGTTTCAGAAGCGGTGATTAGTCGCTTTGGTCCGAAGAAAAATCGCTTATCATTTCGTCTTATTATTGACCATGCAGTAATAGCGGTTACTTTTTTTAATCAAGCCTATTTAAAAAGCAAAATCGTTACAGGAGAAGAAATAGCCGTATTTGGTAAATGGGATGCAAAAAGAAAGATTTTAACGGGTATAAAAATTTTAGGAATTCGTTCAGATTCTGAAAATAGCGATTTTGAATCAGTTTATAGTGCAAATAAAGCGATTAAACAAAGCACGATTTTGAAATTGATTACAGAAGCCTTTAAACTTTACCAAGATTATATTCCAGAAGTTGTACCGCCAGAGTTGAGAATAAAGTATCGATTGATTTCTCATCGTGACGCGATTGATGCGATGCATTTTCCAGCTTCAGAAGAACAAAAAAATCAAGCTAGAAGAGAAGTAATCTTTGAAGAGTTCTTGTTGTATCAAATGCGTATGCAGATCGTCCGAAAAAAACAAAAAGCGATGGGCAAAGGAAATTCCATCAATTATAATGTGACTGATTTGAGAAAATTTATTGAAACCTTGCCTTTTGAATTGACGAAAGCTCAAAAGCGAGTCGTAAATGAAATCTGTAGCGATTTAAGACAGCCAATCCATATGCATCGATTGCTGCAAGGAGACGTTGGGAGCGGAAAAACAATTGTTGCTGCAATCGCGTTATATGCTGCTACAAACGTGGGTGTCCAATCGGCTTTAATGGTACCAACTGAAATTCTTGCTGAACAGCATATGGAGAGTCTATCAGAATTGTTTGATCCTCTTGAAGTCCGGATTGCTTTACTGACCGGCTCAACAAAAACAAAAGAACGACGTATAATTTTAGAACAATTAGCTAATGGTGAATTGGACGTTCTTATAGGCACACATGCATTGATTCAAGAAGGTGTGTTTTTTTCTCACTTAGGTTTAGTCATCACAGATGAACAACATCGTTTTGGGGTGAATCAACGAAAATTATTGAGGGATAAAGGAAAAGATGCGGATGTCTTATTTATGACGGCTACTCCAATTCCACGAACGTTAGCAATTACAGCTTACGGCGAAATGGATGTTTCAATTATTGATGAGATGCCTGCTGGAAGAATTCCAGTTAAAACAACTTGGATCAAACCTCAGAATTTTGAAAAAATATTAGAATTTATTGAATTTCAAATAAGAAAAGGGTCGCAAGCATATGTTATTTGCCCGTTGATTGAAGAATCAGAAAGTATAGATGTTAAAAATGCTACGGATATCTATGAAAAGCTAACTGCTTACTACGGTAGTCGCTTTCAAGTAGGATTGCTTCATGGAAAAATGAAATCAAGAGATAAAGAAAGTATCATGGAAAATTTTAAAGAAAAAAAGATACAAGTTCTTGTTTCCACAACTGTTATTGAAGTAGGTGTAAACGTACCTAATGCGACGACCATGATTATTTATGATGCTGATCGCTTTGGTCTGTCTCAATTGCATCAGTTGAGAGGTCGCGTTGGTCGTGGAGATAAAGAATCGTACTGTGTTCTTGTCGCAAATCCCAAAACAGAAAATGGGATGGAGCGCATGAAGATAATGACAGAAACAACAGATGGCTTTTTACTAAGTGAAAAAGATTTAGAGTTAAGAGGACCAGGAGATCTTTTTGGCAATAAGCAATCCGGATTGCCAAATTTTAAAATAGGAGATATCGTAAATGATTTTGGAGCTTTAGAAGCAGCCAGACAAGAAGCGAGTGATTTAATCAATCAAAAAGATTTTCTATCAAATGAACTTTATCAGCCACTTAGAGAAGCCATTGGGTTTGATGCATTAGAAGGTTTAGATTTTAATTGA